The following are from one region of the Myotis daubentonii chromosome 2, mMyoDau2.1, whole genome shotgun sequence genome:
- the RASL11A gene encoding ras-like protein family member 11A, translating into MRPPSMSGHFLLAPIPESSSDYLLPRDIKLAVLGAGRVGKSAMIVRFLTKRFIGDYEPNTGKLYSRLVCVEGDQLSLQIQDTPGGIQVQDNLMQVVDSLSKCVQWAEGFLLVYSITDYDSYQSIRPLYQHIRKVHPDSKAPIIIVGNKGDLLHARQVQTDDGVQLANELGSLFLEISTSENYEDVCDVFQHLCKEVSKLHGLSGERRRASIIPRPRSPNMQDLKRRFKQALSPKVKAPSSLG; encoded by the exons ATGCGGCCGCCCAGCATGTCCGGGCACTTTCTGCTCGCGCCCATCCCCGAGTCCTCCTCCGACTACCTCCTGCCCCGGGACATCAAACTGGCCGTGCTGGGCGCCGGCCGCGTGGGCAAGAGCG CAATGATTGTGCGCTTCCTGACCAAGAGATTCATTGGCGATTATGAACCGAATACAG GCAAGCTGTACTCACGGCTTGTGTGTGTCGAGGGAGACCAGCTGTCCCTGCAGATCCAGGACACCCCCGGGGGGATCCAG GTCCAAGACAACCTCATGCAGGTGGTGGACTCCCTGTCCAAATGCGTGCAGTGGGCAGAGGGCTTTCTGCTGGTCTACTCCATCACAGACTACGACAGCTACCAGTCGATCCGCCCCCTTTACCAGCACATCCGGAAGGTCCACCCTGACTCAAAGGCCCCTATCATCATCGTGGGCAACAAGGGGGACCTTCTGCATGCCCGGCAGGTGCAGACCGATGATGGTGTTCAGCTAGCCAACGAGCTGGGCAGCCTGTTCCTTGAAATCTCCACCAGTGAAAACTATGAAGATGTCTGCGATGTGTTTCAGCATCTCTGCAAAGAAGTGAGCAAGCTGCACGGCCtcagtggggagaggagaagggcctCCATCATTCCTCGGCCACGCTCTCCCAACATGCAAGACCTGAAGAGGCGCTTCAAGCAGGCTCTGTCTCCCAAAGTCAAAGCCCCCTCCTCACTGGGGTAA